In Kogia breviceps isolate mKogBre1 chromosome 19, mKogBre1 haplotype 1, whole genome shotgun sequence, a single genomic region encodes these proteins:
- the LOC131745899 gene encoding uncharacterized protein gives MGGGDRSEMRAWGLSFSPVLGGHSGAGGLYSLGGCMTQTDLIDSSASLALRNQSPASSTTVVLEKETDLRRKEYYSKGRYLRSSPHPELEEDTEDEQRNSSTSLNQVIENPISTEVRLLDHTGSPSQDYKATESSLKVTVMSSKPGTAPSSKDSGSRAMSGWCQWLVSKGLNWQSTEGSEREPGSRPSSSNQNQHRYETLQLQWTQEEETRQWKL, from the exons ATGGGAGGAGGTGATAGAAGTGAGATGAGAGCCTGGGGCTTGAGCTTCTCCCCGGTGCTTGGAGGTCACAGTGGAGCTGGTGGCCTGTATTCGCTAGGTGGCTGTATGACTCAGACTGATTTGATTGACTCCTCAGCTTCTCTTGCCTTAAGAAATCAGTCCCCAGCTTCATCCACCACCGTCGTGTTGGAGAAGGAAACTGATCTGCGACGCAAGGAGTATTATAGCAAAGGAAGATACCTGAggtcctctccccaccctgaaCTTGAGGAGGACACAGAAGATGAGCAGCGGAACA GCTCCACAAGCTTGAATCAGGTGATTGAGAATCCCATAAGCACTGAGGTCCGTCTGCTGGACCACACTGGAAGCCCCTCGCAGGATTACAAGGCCACCGAGAGTTCCCTGAAGGTGACAGTGATGTCATCGAAGCCTG GTACTGCCCCGTCCTCCAAGGACAGTGGGTCCCGAGCAATGTCTGGCTGGTGTCAGTGGCTGGTATCCAAGGGGCTGAACTGGCAAAGCAccgaaggctcagagagggaaccTGGAAGCCGCCCAAGCTCCTCAAACCAAAACCAGCACAGAT ATGAAACCCTGCAGCTCCAGTGGACTCAGGAGGAGGAAACCAGACAATGGAAACTGTAG